In the Chroococcidiopsis sp. SAG 2025 genome, one interval contains:
- the infA gene encoding translation initiation factor IF-1, with amino-acid sequence MSKQDLIEMEGTVTESLPNAMFRVDLDNGFNVLAHISGKIRRNYIKILPGDRVKVELTPYDLSKGRITYRLRKK; translated from the coding sequence TTGTCTAAACAAGATTTAATTGAAATGGAAGGCACGGTGACAGAATCGCTGCCTAACGCTATGTTTCGCGTCGATCTGGACAACGGCTTTAACGTACTCGCCCACATCTCCGGCAAAATTCGCCGTAACTATATCAAGATTCTACCTGGCGATCGCGTGAAAGTCGAACTCACGCCATACGATTTGTCTAAAGGTAGAATTACCTACAGACTGCGCAAAAAATAA
- the rplO gene encoding 50S ribosomal protein L15, which translates to MRLTDVRPQKGSKKRARRLGRGVSAGQGASAGKGMRGQKARSGGGTRPGFEGGQQPLYRRLPKLKGFPIINRKEYITINVSKLSSLPADTEVTLSSLKEAGIIKVAKGSLKILGDGELNVALKVQAAAFTASAKSKIEAAGGSCEVVK; encoded by the coding sequence ATGAGACTAACTGACGTTAGACCCCAAAAAGGCTCAAAAAAACGCGCTCGTCGTCTCGGTCGAGGAGTTTCTGCCGGACAGGGCGCGAGTGCTGGCAAAGGGATGCGCGGACAAAAAGCCCGTTCTGGTGGTGGCACTAGACCAGGATTTGAAGGCGGTCAGCAGCCCTTGTATCGCCGTCTACCTAAGTTGAAAGGCTTTCCAATTATTAATCGTAAAGAATACATTACGATTAATGTAAGCAAGCTGTCTTCACTTCCTGCTGATACGGAAGTTACTCTGTCCTCGTTAAAAGAGGCGGGAATAATTAAAGTTGCTAAAGGTTCGCTCAAAATTTTGGGAGATGGGGAATTAAACGTTGCTCTCAAGGTACAAGCGGCAGCTTTTACAGCATCAGCTAAAAGCAAGATAGAAGCAGCTGGCGGGAGTTGTGAAGTCGTTAAGTAG
- the rplE gene encoding 50S ribosomal protein L5, with protein MASSKLKSIYQEKIVPQLVEQFQYKNVHQVPKLVKITINRGLGEAAQNAKAMESSLTELATIAGQKPVVTRAKKAIAGFKIRQGMPVGIMVTLRGDRMYAFLDRFVNLALPRIRDFRGISPKSFDGRGNYTLGVREQLIFPEVEYDSIDQIRGMDISIITTANTDEEGRALLKAFGMPFRDQ; from the coding sequence ATGGCATCGTCAAAACTCAAAAGCATATACCAAGAGAAAATTGTGCCGCAATTGGTGGAACAATTTCAATACAAAAACGTCCATCAAGTCCCCAAGCTAGTGAAAATCACCATAAACCGAGGTTTAGGTGAAGCAGCACAAAATGCTAAAGCAATGGAATCGTCTTTGACTGAGCTGGCAACGATCGCAGGTCAAAAACCCGTAGTCACGCGAGCCAAAAAAGCGATCGCGGGCTTTAAAATTCGTCAGGGGATGCCAGTAGGCATTATGGTAACTCTGCGGGGCGATCGCATGTACGCTTTCCTCGATCGCTTTGTCAACCTTGCCTTACCTCGGATTCGTGACTTTCGCGGCATCAGCCCCAAAAGCTTCGACGGACGCGGTAACTACACCCTTGGCGTAAGAGAACAGCTAATTTTCCCCGAAGTCGAATACGACAGTATCGACCAAATTCGCGGCATGGATATTTCCATCATTACTACTGCCAATACTGACGAGGAAGGTCGTGCCTTACTCAAAGCATTTGGTATGCCCTTCCGAGATCAATAA
- the rplX gene encoding 50S ribosomal protein L24: protein MAKRKGAKENKPVRHKMHVKTGDTVQVISGADKGKVGEIVRSLPEKSQVIIKGVNVKTKHVKPKEEGESGRIVTLEFPIHSSNVMHYSPKQNVASRICYTFNQEGKKVRMLKKTGEIIDK from the coding sequence ATGGCAAAGAGAAAAGGAGCAAAAGAAAATAAACCAGTTCGCCACAAAATGCACGTCAAAACTGGCGATACGGTACAGGTAATTTCTGGAGCAGATAAAGGTAAAGTCGGCGAAATTGTCCGATCGCTTCCAGAAAAAAGCCAAGTGATTATCAAAGGCGTAAATGTTAAAACCAAGCACGTCAAGCCAAAAGAAGAAGGGGAATCGGGTCGGATCGTTACCTTAGAATTTCCTATCCACAGTTCCAATGTCATGCACTATTCCCCTAAGCAAAACGTTGCTAGCCGAATTTGCTATACCTTCAACCAAGAAGGCAAAAAAGTGCGAATGTTGAAAAAAACAGGCGAAATCATCGACAAATAA
- the secY gene encoding preprotein translocase subunit SecY — protein MISRDKAPTAQETFMQMAQAAGLRGRLLVTIGMLILARLGVFLPVPGINREQFAQSVQNNSAVIGFLDIFSGGGLSTLGVFALGILPYINASIIIQLLTAAIPALENLQKNEGEAGRRQISQVTRYVALGWAILQSTFIAAIWIRPFALNPGPVFVIETAIALTAGSMFVMWASELITERGVGNGASLLIFVNIVASLPKSLGDTITLAQTGGRETIGRVIVLLLVFLVMIVGIVFVQEGTRRIPIISARRQVGRKLYLERSSYLPLRLNQGGVMPIIFASAVLILPASLARFTQNEYVINISNAISPGGSTPWLYALVYFVMIVFFSYFYSTLIVNPVDLAQNLKKMGSSIPGIRPGKATSEYVERVLNRLTFLGAVFLGAVAIIPTAVESATRVPTFQGLGATSLLILVGVAIDTAKQIQTYVISQRYEGMVK, from the coding sequence ATGATTAGTCGAGATAAAGCCCCAACAGCTCAAGAAACTTTCATGCAAATGGCACAGGCAGCCGGACTGAGAGGACGGTTGCTCGTGACTATTGGCATGTTAATTTTGGCTCGCTTAGGTGTATTTTTACCCGTACCAGGAATCAATCGCGAACAGTTCGCTCAAAGCGTACAAAATAATAGTGCTGTCATCGGTTTTTTAGACATCTTTTCCGGCGGCGGACTTTCAACTTTGGGGGTTTTCGCCTTAGGAATATTGCCTTACATTAATGCCTCAATCATAATCCAATTACTGACAGCTGCGATTCCAGCTTTAGAGAATTTACAGAAAAATGAGGGTGAGGCAGGTAGACGACAAATTTCTCAAGTCACCCGCTACGTCGCTTTAGGCTGGGCAATTCTGCAAAGTACGTTTATTGCAGCAATTTGGATCAGACCGTTTGCCCTTAACCCAGGACCAGTATTCGTGATTGAAACCGCGATCGCACTCACAGCTGGTTCGATGTTTGTCATGTGGGCATCGGAACTGATCACGGAGCGCGGTGTCGGTAATGGGGCATCGCTGTTGATTTTTGTCAACATCGTTGCTTCTCTACCTAAATCCTTAGGCGATACCATTACTCTGGCACAAACTGGAGGCAGGGAAACCATCGGACGAGTCATCGTTCTGTTGCTGGTATTTTTAGTCATGATTGTCGGAATTGTCTTCGTCCAAGAAGGCACGCGCCGCATTCCGATTATTTCAGCTCGTCGTCAAGTAGGACGCAAGCTTTATCTAGAGCGGAGTAGCTATCTACCTTTGCGGTTGAATCAAGGCGGTGTAATGCCAATTATTTTTGCTTCTGCCGTCCTAATTCTGCCAGCTTCACTCGCTAGGTTTACCCAAAATGAATATGTGATTAACATCTCCAATGCGATCAGTCCTGGCGGTTCTACACCTTGGCTCTACGCCCTAGTGTACTTCGTAATGATTGTTTTCTTCAGTTATTTCTACTCCACGTTGATTGTGAATCCGGTTGACTTGGCACAGAACTTGAAGAAGATGGGTTCTAGTATTCCAGGCATTAGACCAGGTAAAGCAACGAGCGAATACGTCGAACGGGTGCTCAATCGACTGACATTTTTGGGAGCTGTTTTTCTCGGCGCAGTGGCAATTATTCCTACAGCTGTGGAAAGTGCTACCAGAGTCCCGACCTTTCAAGGATTAGGAGCAACTTCGCTGTTGATTCTGGTTGGTGTGGCCATTGACACGGCAAAACAGATTCAAACCTATGTGATTTCCCAGCGTTATGAAGGAATGGTGAAGTAG
- a CDS encoding DNA-directed RNA polymerase subunit alpha, which yields MAQFQIECVESITQENRSQYSKFVLEPLDRGQGTTVGNALRRILLSNLEGTAVTAVRIAGVSHEFATIPGVREDVMEILMQMKEIVLRSHSSQAVTGRLLVHGATTVTAAHFDLPAEVEIIDPNQYVATLADGAKLEMEFRVERGKGYRTVERGRDEATSIDYLQIDSIFMPVRKVNYSVEDARVDGSLQKDRLIMEIWTNGSLTPQEALSSAANILVDLFTPLKDISLAAMKDEIPADEDPTSQIPIEELQLSVRAYNCLKRAQVNSVADLLDYTQEDLLEIKNFGQKSAEEVIEALQKRLGITLPHEKSSKPT from the coding sequence GTGGCGCAATTTCAAATCGAATGTGTTGAGTCTATTACGCAGGAGAATCGGAGTCAATATAGTAAGTTCGTCTTGGAACCTCTCGATCGCGGTCAAGGAACGACAGTAGGTAACGCCTTAAGGCGAATTTTACTCTCTAATCTAGAAGGTACAGCAGTCACAGCCGTCCGAATTGCAGGCGTAAGCCATGAATTTGCTACAATTCCTGGCGTGCGCGAGGACGTAATGGAAATTCTGATGCAGATGAAAGAAATCGTCCTCAGAAGCCACTCCTCGCAAGCTGTAACTGGTCGATTGCTCGTCCACGGCGCTACTACAGTTACTGCGGCTCATTTCGATCTACCAGCAGAAGTAGAAATTATCGACCCCAATCAGTACGTAGCTACCCTAGCAGACGGGGCGAAATTAGAAATGGAATTTCGGGTCGAACGAGGAAAGGGCTATCGCACGGTCGAACGAGGGCGCGACGAAGCTACGTCTATCGATTACCTGCAAATTGACTCGATCTTTATGCCAGTTCGTAAGGTTAACTACAGCGTTGAAGATGCCCGGGTAGACGGCTCGCTGCAAAAAGATCGGTTGATTATGGAAATTTGGACAAACGGTAGCCTAACACCGCAAGAAGCCCTTTCTTCTGCCGCAAATATTCTCGTTGACCTGTTCACACCCTTAAAAGACATCTCGCTGGCGGCGATGAAAGACGAAATTCCCGCCGACGAAGACCCAACTAGTCAGATTCCAATTGAAGAACTGCAACTTTCCGTCAGGGCTTACAACTGTCTCAAACGAGCGCAGGTGAATTCAGTAGCTGACTTACTAGACTATACCCAAGAAGATCTATTAGAAATTAAGAACTTCGGTCAGAAGTCAGCAGAGGAAGTGATCGAAGCGTTGCAGAAGCGTCTAGGCATTACTTTGCCGCACGAAAAATCTTCTAAACCTACCTGA
- the rplQ gene encoding 50S ribosomal protein L17, translating into MRHRNSIKKLSKPADQRRALLRALTTELLRHGRITTTKVRAKVVQSEAEKMITLAKDGSLAARRQAMGYIYDKQLVHALFEQVPDRYGSRAGGYTRVLQTIRRRGDNAEMAIIELV; encoded by the coding sequence ATGCGTCACCGCAATAGCATTAAAAAACTTAGTAAACCAGCAGACCAACGCCGCGCCCTACTAAGAGCGCTGACCACCGAACTACTCAGACACGGACGAATTACCACTACTAAAGTAAGAGCAAAGGTCGTACAGTCTGAAGCAGAAAAAATGATTACCCTAGCTAAAGATGGCTCTTTAGCAGCTCGTCGTCAAGCTATGGGATATATCTACGATAAGCAACTCGTACACGCTCTATTCGAGCAAGTCCCCGATCGCTATGGTAGCCGCGCTGGCGGTTACACTCGCGTTTTACAAACGATACGCCGTCGAGGCGACAACGCAGAAATGGCAATTATCGAACTCGTTTAA
- the rpsE gene encoding 30S ribosomal protein S5: MATGRRKANRTKEKETTFQERVIQIRRVSKVVKGGKKLSFRAIVAVGNERGQVGIGVGKAGDVIGAVKKGVADGKKHLIDVPLTKSNSIPHPTNGTGGGAKVLMRPAAPGTGVIAGGAVRTVLELAGVRNILAKQLGSNNPLNNARAAVNALATLRTFAEVAEERGIPVEKLYIV, encoded by the coding sequence ATGGCAACAGGTCGTCGCAAAGCTAATCGAACTAAAGAAAAAGAAACGACTTTTCAAGAGCGGGTGATTCAAATCCGGCGGGTGAGTAAGGTCGTCAAGGGAGGAAAAAAACTCAGCTTCCGTGCCATTGTCGCTGTCGGTAACGAGCGCGGTCAAGTTGGGATCGGAGTAGGTAAAGCTGGAGATGTGATCGGCGCTGTGAAAAAAGGCGTAGCAGATGGCAAAAAACATCTCATTGATGTCCCATTAACCAAATCTAACTCCATTCCCCATCCAACTAATGGCACTGGTGGCGGAGCAAAAGTCTTAATGCGTCCAGCCGCACCTGGAACGGGTGTAATTGCGGGGGGTGCAGTCAGAACCGTACTGGAATTAGCAGGAGTGCGGAATATTCTAGCCAAACAGCTAGGTTCCAACAACCCCCTGAATAATGCTAGAGCTGCCGTTAATGCCCTTGCGACACTCCGCACTTTTGCTGAAGTCGCAGAAGAACGCGGCATTCCAGTAGAAAAGCTCTATATCGTCTAA
- the rpsH gene encoding 30S ribosomal protein S8, whose amino-acid sequence MAANDTIADMLTRIRNANMARHQTTKIPSTKMTRNLARVLQEEGFIAQFEEEAQEGVKRNLVVTLKYKGKNRQPIVTALKRVSRPGLRVYSNRKELPRVLGGIGIAIISTSHGIMTDREARRQGLGGEVLCYVW is encoded by the coding sequence ATGGCGGCTAACGACACAATTGCTGATATGCTGACGCGCATCCGCAATGCTAATATGGCGCGGCATCAGACAACAAAAATCCCTTCTACCAAAATGACTCGCAACCTTGCCAGAGTCTTACAAGAAGAAGGTTTTATCGCCCAGTTTGAAGAAGAAGCGCAAGAAGGGGTAAAACGTAATCTGGTAGTTACCCTCAAGTACAAGGGTAAAAATCGCCAGCCGATCGTCACTGCGCTTAAAAGAGTTAGCAGACCAGGACTGCGAGTTTACTCCAATCGAAAAGAATTACCGCGAGTATTAGGTGGTATTGGCATTGCTATCATCTCCACCTCGCACGGCATCATGACCGATCGCGAAGCCCGCCGTCAAGGTCTAGGTGGCGAAGTCCTCTGCTACGTCTGGTAA
- the rplM gene encoding 50S ribosomal protein L13: MTKTYIPPQDTINQQWYLVDAADQRLGRLATEIANILRGKNKPEFTPHMDTGDFVIVVNAEKIKVTGKKRSQKVYRRHSGRPGGMKTETFAQLQARIPERIVEQAVKGMLPKNSLGRQLFTKLKVYAGAEHPHQAQKPEAIKIQTIPGDK, from the coding sequence ATGACCAAAACCTACATCCCCCCTCAAGATACGATTAATCAGCAGTGGTATCTGGTCGATGCCGCTGACCAACGTTTAGGCAGGCTCGCCACCGAAATTGCTAATATTCTGCGAGGCAAAAATAAGCCAGAATTTACTCCACATATGGACACTGGTGATTTTGTTATCGTTGTCAACGCTGAGAAAATTAAAGTTACAGGGAAAAAACGCAGTCAAAAAGTTTATCGCCGTCATTCTGGAAGACCTGGCGGGATGAAAACCGAAACATTTGCTCAACTTCAAGCTCGGATACCAGAGCGCATTGTAGAACAAGCTGTTAAAGGTATGCTGCCAAAAAACAGCTTGGGCAGACAACTATTTACTAAGCTCAAAGTCTACGCTGGAGCAGAACATCCCCATCAAGCACAGAAACCAGAAGCAATTAAAATTCAAACCATCCCAGGAGATAAGTAA
- the rplF gene encoding 50S ribosomal protein L6, producing MSRIGKRPINIPSKVTVTINGSHVAVKGPKGELARVLPSAVTVEQEGDTILVKRHDESRLSRQLHGLSRTLVANMVDGVSQGFQKRLEIQGVGYRAQVQGRNLVLSLGYSHPVQIEPPEGIQLAVENNTNVIVSGFDKELVGNVAAQIRDKRPPEPYKGKGVRYAGEAVRRKAGKAGKK from the coding sequence ATGTCTCGAATCGGCAAACGTCCCATTAACATCCCCAGCAAAGTTACCGTCACCATTAACGGCTCCCACGTCGCCGTCAAAGGTCCTAAAGGGGAACTCGCTCGCGTCCTTCCCAGTGCCGTTACAGTGGAACAGGAAGGAGACACAATTTTAGTCAAACGGCACGATGAATCTCGCCTCTCCCGACAACTCCACGGTTTATCCCGCACCCTAGTGGCAAATATGGTGGATGGAGTTTCGCAAGGATTCCAAAAGCGGTTGGAAATTCAAGGGGTAGGCTACCGAGCGCAAGTTCAAGGACGCAACTTAGTCCTTAGTCTTGGCTACAGCCATCCCGTGCAAATCGAGCCACCCGAAGGCATCCAACTCGCAGTAGAAAACAACACGAATGTCATTGTCAGTGGCTTTGACAAAGAATTAGTTGGCAACGTCGCCGCTCAAATTCGCGACAAGCGCCCGCCCGAACCCTACAAGGGTAAAGGCGTTCGCTACGCCGGAGAAGCCGTCAGACGTAAAGCTGGTAAGGCAGGTAAGAAGTAA
- the rplR gene encoding 50S ribosomal protein L18, giving the protein MKLSRQESREKRHRRIRKVVVGSTERPRLAVFRSHQHIYAQVIDDSQHHTLVAASTLDPDLKSLESKGTCEASVEVGKLIAQRAKAKGISQVVFDRGGNLYHGRVKALADAAREAGLDF; this is encoded by the coding sequence ATGAAGCTCAGTCGTCAAGAATCCAGGGAAAAACGGCATCGTCGGATCAGAAAAGTTGTCGTAGGCAGTACGGAACGCCCGCGCCTAGCAGTGTTTCGCTCTCACCAGCATATCTACGCTCAAGTCATAGACGATTCCCAACATCATACTTTGGTAGCCGCTTCTACTTTAGACCCAGATTTAAAATCCCTCGAATCTAAAGGAACGTGCGAAGCATCAGTGGAAGTCGGTAAATTAATTGCCCAACGCGCTAAAGCTAAAGGCATATCACAAGTTGTCTTTGACCGAGGCGGAAACCTCTACCACGGTCGAGTCAAAGCACTAGCTGACGCAGCACGGGAAGCAGGGTTAGATTTTTAA
- a CDS encoding adenylate kinase has translation MPRLIFLGPPGAGKGTQAKHLANSWQIPHISTGDILRQAMRDRTPLGIQAQGYADRGELVPDQLVNDLVAERLQQSDAQAGWILDGFPRKLSQAVFLDELLQKLNQGSTRVVNLEVPEAIVVDRLLKRAEKEGRADDTEEVIRRRLEVYHQETSPLIDFYRNRQQLVSVDGDRSMEEVMAHLQTAVHS, from the coding sequence GTGCCGCGATTGATTTTTTTGGGACCGCCAGGAGCAGGTAAAGGCACGCAAGCAAAACACCTTGCCAATTCCTGGCAGATCCCCCATATCTCGACTGGTGATATTTTGCGCCAAGCTATGCGCGATCGCACGCCTTTAGGAATTCAAGCTCAAGGCTACGCCGACCGAGGCGAACTCGTCCCCGACCAACTAGTAAACGATCTCGTTGCCGAACGCCTTCAGCAATCAGACGCGCAAGCGGGATGGATTCTAGATGGGTTTCCCCGCAAGCTCAGCCAAGCAGTATTTTTAGACGAACTGCTGCAAAAGCTTAACCAAGGTTCTACGCGAGTGGTGAATCTAGAAGTACCAGAAGCGATCGTTGTAGATCGGTTGCTGAAACGGGCAGAAAAAGAAGGACGAGCTGACGACACTGAAGAAGTGATTCGCCGTCGCTTGGAAGTCTATCACCAAGAAACTTCGCCCTTAATTGATTTCTACCGCAATCGCCAACAACTCGTTTCAGTAGATGGCGATCGCTCGATGGAAGAAGTGATGGCTCACCTGCAAACAGCAGTTCATAGCTAA
- the rpsM gene encoding 30S ribosomal protein S13, giving the protein MARISGVDLPRDKRIEIGLTYIYGIGLTRSKEILATTGVNPDTRVKDLGDADVAALRNEIEANYQVEGDLRRLETMNIKRLIDIGTYRGRRHRMGLPVRGQRTRTNARTRRGRRQTVAGKKKAPGK; this is encoded by the coding sequence GTGGCACGGATATCTGGTGTAGACCTTCCGCGAGATAAGCGGATTGAGATCGGTCTGACCTATATTTATGGGATTGGCTTAACGAGATCGAAAGAAATTTTGGCGACTACAGGTGTCAACCCAGATACCCGCGTTAAAGATCTCGGCGATGCCGATGTAGCAGCTCTGAGAAACGAGATAGAAGCAAACTATCAAGTTGAAGGAGATTTAAGGCGTTTGGAGACGATGAACATCAAGCGCCTAATCGATATTGGTACGTATCGGGGTCGTCGTCATCGGATGGGATTACCCGTCAGAGGACAACGTACTCGTACCAATGCTCGTACCCGTCGAGGCAGACGACAAACGGTAGCAGGAAAGAAAAAGGCTCCAGGGAAATAA
- the truA gene encoding tRNA pseudouridine(38-40) synthase TruA produces MAVWQPELTSRVALVIQYLGTRFHGWQRQPQQRTVQEEIETAIANVLGYPVVIHGAGRTDAGVHAAAQVAHFNVVDCPIPAHRWAAILNSRLPEDILIRASAEVSLDWHARFSAKWRRYRYTLYTDPRPNLFVKAFSWHYYHAPLDESLIQAALKPLLGNHHLAAFHRAGSSRAHSWVEIQAAECHRQGSFVQIELQANGFLYGMVRLLLGLLVQVGSGQRSLANFTEIWQQQRRAEVKYAAPAAGLCLLRVGYTDFPFPTEIWYDTQPQFFLPDVTVAPREQIEPSTPSCIAAALISQVAAQT; encoded by the coding sequence ATGGCTGTTTGGCAACCTGAATTGACAAGTAGAGTCGCCCTGGTAATTCAATACCTGGGTACTCGTTTTCATGGATGGCAGCGGCAGCCGCAGCAGCGTACGGTTCAGGAAGAAATAGAAACTGCGATCGCCAATGTCCTGGGTTATCCAGTTGTTATTCATGGAGCAGGCAGAACGGATGCCGGAGTTCATGCTGCTGCCCAAGTCGCTCACTTTAATGTAGTTGATTGTCCGATTCCAGCTCATCGCTGGGCAGCAATTCTCAACAGTCGTCTGCCAGAAGATATCTTAATTCGCGCTTCGGCTGAGGTGAGTTTGGATTGGCACGCCCGCTTTTCTGCTAAGTGGCGGCGCTATCGCTACACGCTCTACACAGATCCCCGACCGAATTTGTTTGTCAAAGCTTTTAGCTGGCACTATTATCACGCACCTCTAGATGAATCCTTAATTCAAGCAGCATTAAAACCTCTACTCGGCAACCACCATTTAGCAGCTTTTCATCGGGCGGGTTCTAGCCGCGCTCATTCTTGGGTAGAAATACAAGCAGCAGAATGCCATCGCCAAGGTTCGTTCGTGCAAATTGAATTACAGGCAAATGGCTTTTTGTACGGAATGGTACGGTTATTACTGGGATTGCTGGTTCAAGTTGGCAGCGGACAGCGATCGCTAGCTAATTTTACTGAGATTTGGCAGCAACAGCGCCGCGCCGAAGTTAAGTACGCTGCCCCTGCTGCTGGTTTATGCCTATTACGGGTCGGCTATACCGACTTCCCCTTTCCTACTGAAATTTGGTACGATACGCAGCCCCAGTTTTTCTTACCAGATGTAACCGTTGCCCCAAGAGAACAGATCGAGCCGTCTACTCCATCCTGCATAGCAGCTGCTCTAATTTCTCAGGTTGCCGCACAAACATGA
- the rpmJ gene encoding 50S ribosomal protein L36 → MKVRASVKRICEKCNVIRRKGRVMVICSNPKHKQRQG, encoded by the coding sequence ATGAAAGTTAGAGCTTCTGTAAAAAGAATTTGTGAAAAGTGTAACGTTATCCGCCGCAAAGGTAGGGTAATGGTTATTTGTTCTAACCCGAAACACAAGCAACGTCAAGGCTAA
- the rpmC gene encoding 50S ribosomal protein L29 produces MPLPKISEARELTDEQLATEIIAIKKQLFSLRLQKATRQLEKPHQIKHAKHRLGQLLTVERERQLANTNEAEPATEE; encoded by the coding sequence ATGCCCCTACCTAAGATTTCAGAAGCTAGAGAATTAACCGACGAACAGTTAGCAACAGAAATTATTGCTATTAAAAAGCAATTGTTTAGCCTGCGCTTGCAAAAAGCAACTCGCCAGTTAGAAAAGCCGCACCAAATCAAGCACGCCAAACATCGGTTAGGGCAATTGCTAACAGTGGAACGCGAACGCCAACTGGCAAACACGAATGAAGCTGAACCCGCAACAGAAGAGTAA
- the rpsK gene encoding 30S ribosomal protein S11, translating into MARPTKKSGTKKQKRNVPNGMAYIQSTFNNSIVTITDQNGDAISWASAGSSGFKGAKKGTPFAAQTAAESAARRAVDQGMRQIEVMVSGPGAGRETAIRALQGAGLEITLIRDITPIPHNGCRPPKRRRV; encoded by the coding sequence ATGGCGCGACCAACTAAGAAAAGCGGTACGAAAAAGCAAAAACGCAACGTACCAAATGGCATGGCATACATCCAATCCACATTCAACAACAGCATAGTCACCATTACAGATCAAAATGGCGATGCGATTTCGTGGGCATCGGCTGGTTCTAGCGGCTTTAAAGGAGCGAAGAAAGGCACTCCTTTTGCCGCGCAAACTGCTGCTGAAAGTGCTGCACGGCGCGCAGTTGACCAAGGTATGCGTCAGATCGAAGTCATGGTCAGTGGACCTGGAGCAGGCAGAGAAACAGCAATTAGAGCGCTGCAAGGGGCGGGATTAGAAATTACTCTAATTCGGGACATCACGCCTATTCCACATAATGGCTGTCGTCCGCCCAAACGCCGCCGAGTATAA
- the rplN gene encoding 50S ribosomal protein L14, with translation MIQPQTYLNVADNSGARKLMCIRVLGAGNRRYGNVGDVIIAVVKDAIPNMGVKKSDVVRAVIVRTRKGLRRDSGMSIRFDDNAAVIINQDGNPRGTRVFGPVARELRDKNYTKIVSLAPEVL, from the coding sequence GTGATTCAACCCCAAACCTATCTCAACGTCGCGGACAATAGTGGGGCGCGAAAATTAATGTGTATCCGCGTCCTCGGTGCTGGTAATCGTCGTTACGGAAATGTCGGCGACGTAATTATCGCCGTCGTTAAAGATGCCATTCCCAATATGGGAGTCAAAAAATCAGATGTTGTACGAGCGGTGATCGTTCGTACCCGCAAAGGTTTGCGACGTGATAGCGGCATGAGCATTCGTTTTGATGACAATGCTGCCGTGATTATCAACCAAGATGGCAACCCCAGAGGAACGCGGGTATTTGGACCTGTAGCCAGAGAGCTGCGGGATAAAAACTATACCAAAATCGTTTCTTTAGCGCCGGAGGTGCTGTAA
- the rpsQ gene encoding 30S ribosomal protein S17, with protein MAVKERIGLVVSDKMQKTVVVAVENRSPHPKYAKIVVRTRRYKAHDEENKCKEGDRVRIRETRPLSRTKRWEVIEILDSPTTAIAAVTTTTGEQQ; from the coding sequence ATGGCAGTCAAAGAAAGAATTGGCTTAGTCGTGAGCGACAAAATGCAAAAGACTGTGGTAGTTGCGGTAGAAAACCGCTCTCCTCACCCCAAGTACGCCAAAATTGTCGTGCGTACTCGGCGCTACAAAGCTCACGACGAAGAGAATAAATGTAAAGAGGGCGATCGCGTCCGCATTCGCGAAACTAGACCTCTCAGCCGTACGAAACGCTGGGAAGTGATAGAGATTCTCGATAGTCCCACCACCGCGATCGCTGCTGTAACTACCACAACGGGAGAACAACAGTGA